The Acanthopagrus latus isolate v.2019 chromosome 1, fAcaLat1.1, whole genome shotgun sequence genomic interval ATCCAGAGGCCATTGACAAAGTGGATCTGTAAGTAACACAAAGCTGTGATGCTGTGCAGCTACAACAGCAAACAAGTATGTCAGTGACACCGTGCCTTGCTCTACCTCACTCCCTCTTTCGGTCCATGTTCACAATTCACCAGGCTGGGCGGTGAACTGGCAGACATCAAGAAGAGAAGAGCTGCTCTGGCGGAGTCCCTGAAGAATCACAAGCAGGACTTCTCCAGGCCCCAACAATCAGGTCATTGTCCGTTAATTAAAATCTTAATTTACGACCAGTTGCACAAATTCATGCTTATGCCCCGGCTATGATCATGTCAGTTCAGTCAATAAACTCTCCCGTTTCCACTTTCAGCCCCAGTGTCGTCTGATCCCAAAGCGGCAGCCTTGGCTCAGCGGCTGGACCAGCTGGACAATGACCTGGACAGTGCAGAGGAGAACATGCTGAGCCGCCTTCGAGCCCCGCTGAGCCGCAGCGACCCGGCCGGAGATCTGGCCAAGAGGCTGAAGGAGCAAGAGGTGAGAGTTAAAAACAGACTGGATCTCTATACAGTTGTTCCTGTAGGCACTtttctgctgtgattttttttcagtcagttgtTCAGTTTTAGAAGATACATGTGTCATTTTGTATTGTGCATCATAACACGTTGGTTGCTTGTTCTGATAAATCTGTGTGTCACCTAaggtttttttaatgattttgtaGAGATGTCATCACTGACCTGGCACTAATGATCTTTCTGTTCAGCCTAatcatatttacaaaaaaatgatttttaaataatgtatCACTCATCACCAGTGTATTGTCAAAATGTACATTCATCATACTTTGTAATATATTCTTGAAgcaaaataacaatatattggcatacattgtcaaatttacaTACACTGTATTTTTGATATattacatcatattttttttagtttgtcaATATATGCTTCTTCCAACTAATTCTGCTGAATTATTTATAGTCTTACTTAACTTCAAGTAAAcactgcttctctctctcacacacacacacacacacacacacacacacacacacacacacatagaaattCTAACTATCAGCTCTTGAATTGTCAAGACAATACAAAAAGAAGGCACAACTGGATTTTATCAGAAGTGAAGAATAACTGATTTTGTATTGGGTATTGGGTTGATGACATTTCTGGTGAGTCGAGGCATCATTTCAAACTTTATAATGttcataaatacaaaacaagacagatcAAGAGATACACTTCATGAAGATACTGTGGCAAAGCTTCTGAAACATTTAGCTATGACGGGTTTCAACCCTTAATGATCTGCCGTCTGATATTTGATGAAATCCTGCAGCATACTGATGTATCTAAAGTCACTACACTTGTGCTTTACAGCAAGCTGCTGCGGCCCTGAAGGCTctggagcagcagaagcaggCAGCTCAGGCCGACCTGCAGCCCCTGCTGTCTAAAGACTCCACCTCCTCCGCACTGCCGCTCAAACTGAGTGCTGCCAATAACAAGCATGACGGCATTGCAGCACTCGCTGACCTCTACACCAAGAAGTAAGAGAAGCTTTTGCTTGGGAAGTTGCTTACATGCAGGTGGTTATCCCTGTTTGACATGCTCTTCCATCATATTATGACTGGATAAAAAGATGACTGTCTGTCCTATGGAGTACAAAAGAAAATTGTCAGATgcattgggaaaaaaagagtacTTCAAAATCAGGAAGGAAATCCCATTCGAGACACATTTATAGGTAGGAGTACTGTAaatttgtctgtctttgttgagCTCTGAATACttatcattttatatatattttccagAGCGAACGCATCTCTTAACTTGGAGAACCAGATTAAAAAGGTGGATGGACTTGTGTCCGGTTTCGAGAAAAAGCTGAGTGAAGACGGTCCAATCCCTGACCAGCCAAATGCAATCAAAACCCACGCTGACGACCTTCAGGTAAGTGAATCTGcattttcacattctttttaaaatcttaccTCAACAACAGACAGGTTTTAAGTAGCCGTATATTCCTTTGCCGTAATCAGAGCCAGCGAAAGGCTGTGGCAGGGGCTCAGAATGACATGAAGAAGCTGAGTCAGGATCTGgagaccacagagcagctgtgcagctctctgcagcagggATACCAGGAGTTCTGCCCGGACATCCAGCGCCAGAGGACGGAGGTCAAGCAGCTGCAGACCCGCTATGCAAATGTGGCCAACCAGCTGAATGAGAGGTGAGAATCAGTCTGGTCAAATCATTTCAGCCACAAGGTAACCTAGAAAGTCAGACTCAAGTAGGTTTTACTTACGCGGATGAATAAGTTCAGTTTGGGTCATTTACTTGAAGATAAGACTGATTTAATGCACTACATAACTTTACAAATATGTAGGGCCTCgaacatattttacataattaGATCTGGGTTTGCTATGCTATGTTCAACTACAAAGGCAATTCATGTTTCACTTAAAAGATTGCTGATCCTTATTTTGCCGAATCTGCATTAACATTATGTAAACGGTACACAAAAGTCAGTATGCGATGTGATTTTGGAAAGTAACATTGTCAGGCAAAGGTTTCAGCTAATGATCCCTCAGGTACAAACCCCCAAACCTGAGGTAATCATGGCTCTTTGAATTCAAAAAGCACCATTATGCAGAGCTTGTACAATGtcaattgtttcattttctgtcattttgatgAATTCTCTCAGAGAAAACCTCTTACAAGAAGCTGCAACCAAGAACCAGGAGTTCCAGAGCACAAGCAAATCCCTGAGCTCCTTCCTGGACAACCTGCCGACAAACCAGATTAAACCCAATGATGATCTGTCGCAGGTCGCAGCTAAACAGACCTCCCAAGAGGTGAGACTGTCTCCTGACCATAAACTAGTGTCATGTGAATCATAGCGCTTTATCTTTTTTACAACCAAATCATCTACTCTCCTTATCTCTATGTCTGTCGGTGATTTATCAATACATGTGCTTTGCTCTACGTAAATCTATTACAAATTATGTTATTAAATCATAGATGATATTAATAACTCATACTGATGAACATCTCCACATCTTTTCACCACAGAGAGTGGCAGATGACCTGAAGAGGAAGGGGGACGACATGGACAGAATGGCTGATCTGTCCCAAGATCTGCAGAATCTTCTCAATGTAAGACTCAAAGGATtgtaatataaaatatgacatatAAACTATAAAATATTAGCAAGAGAATATGTTGGTGATTCTAGGCTGacataaaagtaatgaaaaaaaatctccagtGGTACAATCAGAGATTACATAATTTTTTGATGTCActtaatctgctgtttttcaatTCACAATATCCTTTGCAAAAAAGAATACATTAATTAAGAAGCCTAATTCTTCACATCTGTGCAGGACTACGAGACCAGCGTTGACAAATACAACAGCACACTTGAGGATGCTGGAGCCACTATTCTTAAGAAACCTCCTGTGCTCACATTGGCTGATGCTGTTCAAAAAGAGGTGAGACTCCTacattttcaacacaacataaatgtgttacatttgtttaaacCTCAAAGTGGCTGATGTTTACTGTGTCTCTTGTTTGTTACAGGAAAAGGATCTGGTCAAACGTTATGCTGAAGCAACAGCTGAGAACAACCAACGGCAAAAACAGATGGACTTGGCTAAGAATCTCATTTCACAAGTAAGAAAACGGGTCTTGGATAAAAAGTGTTATATCCTTTGATGACCTCTTTACAATAGAATATGTTCTCCATCAAACTAACTAATGCTCATGTCATAAAACAAACTTATTGCCATTCAATCGATTtgcttttcctgctgcagaatgAAGAGAAAGTCCAAATGGTGGCACAGCAACAAGTGCAGAGCCAACAAAAGAGTGCTTTCGACTTAAACAATCTATTGAAAGATCttgatgaggagaaggagagaacaACTCATGCTGAGACAGATCTAAGAACCTTTAAAGAGAGGTTGATGTCCCTGAAGAGTCGCAGAGGAGTGGAGCGCATTGAGGAGAAAGAAGTGCTGCAGTACTACCGCGATCCAACACGCGAAAGGGATTTGGCTGACCTGGAGAACAAACTGCATGAAGAGATCCTGAAGCGTAATGCTATCCAGACTGAGGTTGAGCTGTATAATAGTAAAATCACCATCTTGGAGGACACCCGCAAGAACACTCCACCCAAGCAGGTCATCAGAGAGGTTACAGAGTTTGAGAGAGATCCTCAGCTGGACATAGACGCCAAAAAGTTAAGAGATGAAAtagaaaagaggagagatgaaatTCGAGTGAGAGATGGCGAGCAGATACAGATGAAGGCAGAAGTCACGATTCTCCAGCAGAAGAAACCACCCATCAAAGAAAGAGTGGTTAAGAAGGAAGTGTTGAAAGTGGAACAGGACCCAGAGATGGTGAAGGCAGTACAATCCTTTCAGATGGAAATTTCTGATGAGAACAACAAGATCAAGTGTCTGAACGATGAAATCTTCCAAACGAGGAGCCAAATTAATGCACTTGAGAGACTTATCCCTAACATCATGCCTAAGATCGTCatgaaagaagtgaaaaagaTTGAGCAAGACCCTGAACTCATTACTGAATCCAAGAAGATCAGAACAGGCATTGAGGAAGAAAGAATTGAAAACAACTCtttgtccagggagctgatgGACCTCCAGTACCGCTACCGAGAGGTTGAATCCCGGAAGCCAAAAGTTGAGGTGAAGGAAATCATTAATGAGAACTACAGGGTAGACCCAAACACAGAGGTGGAGATAATGCGGCTCAGGCGAGACATACAAGATACCAGCAGGCAGTGCTATGATCTAGAGGGGGAGATCGCCCAGGTCACATCTGACGTGAATATTCTTCGTTCTGAGAAGCCCAAGGTGGAAATGAAGGAAGTTCTCCAAGAGGTGGTTAAGGAGGAAAGAAGCCctgaaaatgagagagagattCAGAGACTAAATGATCAGGTGAACCAATTACACTCCACCTACAATTCCCTCCAGGACAATGTGAGAAAActcaagaaagagagagatgaatggAAGGCTGAAAAGTCCAAGGTAGAGACCAACCTTGTCACCAGAGAGGTCATCAGGTATGAACCTGATCCTCTGTTGGAGAAAGAGGCTGATCGCTTGAGAAGAGATGTGCGGGAGGAGGCACAGGTGCGACGCAACATTGAAGAGATGGTGTTTGatctgcaaaacaaatacatactaCTGGAGCGACAGAAACCAGAGGAGAAAGTGGTTGTGCAAGAAGTTTTGCGTTTACAGAAGGACCCAAGGCAGTTAATCGAGCATGAGAAGCTGGGCAGGAGCCTGGATGATGAAGCGAAGGCCCGACGTCAACTAGAGCTAGAGTTGCAGCAGCTAAGAACAATGGTGGAGGATAAAGAGAGAACACTCAGAGAGAGTGATGAGCGGCAAAAGAGGATCCAAGCCGAGTCTGAACTAAGAGACATCCGAATGCGCatcacacagctggaaaatgccCCACCTCCAGTTGAAGAAAGCATTGTTGTAGAGGAGGTCCTCAAGGTTGAAAGAGACCCAAAACTGGACAGGTCGACAAATACCCTTCGGTCTGAAATGGACCAGCATACCAGAGATATTCTGCGTCTCCAGAGAGAAATCCATGCCATCACTAAAAGGCTTGAGatcctgcagagggagaaatctGGTGAGAAGACAGTGTATAAAGAGGTTGTTCGTGTTGAGAAAGACCAGGCTGTTGAAGCAGAGAGGGATCGCCTGAGGGAGCAGGTGTCTCAGGAAAAATTTGCCAGACAGGATGTGGAGGATGAAATCCAACGAATCAATGATAAGATGAACCTTCTAATGAACACCAAGTCCAGCTCTTCAAGAGAGGAGACTACCCTCACAGTGAACAGAGATGCCTTACTGAGGGAGAAGGACAACCTCACTCGGGAGCTCAGGACACTTGAAGCCAGGAAACATGACACCAGCCTGTCTTTCCAACAGCAGAGCAGGCTGATCAGTGAGagaacacagacaaacaggcagaaaagCCTTAAATTGGATTCCGAAAACCAGCGTCTGGAGAGGGAAATCCTGGATGAAAAAGACAAGATTCATTTGCGAGACAGCACCATCCGGGAGCTTGTGACGAACCTGCAGAAAGAAGAGCAAGCAGAAACAAGAACCAAAGAGACCAATGTTTCCACAAAAATCACCATTCTGGATCCTGATACGGGCAAAGACATGTCTCCATATGATGCCTACTTGCAGGGCCTGATTGATCGTGCACAGTACATTAATCTGCAGGAACTGGAGTGTGACTGGGAGGAGATTACCTCCATGGGACCTGATGGGGAGACATCTGTACTGCAGGATCGCAAGAGTGGAAAGCAGTATGCCATCAGAGATGCCCTTGAGGAAGGTAGGCTGACAGAGTCTGAACTACAGCAGTACAAACAAGGCAAGATACCTATCTCCGAATTTGCCTTGTTGGTTGCGGGTGAAACAAAGAATCAGCTCCAACTCAACTCAATAACCGCAAAGTCTGCCCCAACAGTGAACTCAGCACATAAGCAACCCAAAGAAATCTTCCCAATTGCTGGAATAATGGAtacaaacactgacacctgCTACACAATCCGCAGTGCTACCCTACGTAAACTCGTCGACCCCACCACTGCCCAGAGACTTCTGGAGGCTCAGGCATCAACAGGTGGCATCATTGACATCGAAAACAAACAGAGATACACAGTTCACAAGGCAGCAGGCAGAGGCCTCATTGAAAGTAGTCAACTCCAGAGGCTACTCAATGCACAAAAGGCCTTCTCTGGGGTTGAAGACCCCATGACCAGAGAGTGTTTGTCTGTGGGAGAAGCTGCTCAGAAAGGATGGATGCCAAAAGAAACTGCCACTCGCTACATGGAGGCACAGCACCTGACTGGAGGGCTGGTCAATCCCAAAACCGGCAACAGAGTACCCATCACAGATGCCTATGGTTCCAAAATGATCGATAGCACAATGCtgagggagctgcaggctgagtCAACCTACAATAAGGATATTGTGGACCCAATCACAAATGAGAGGATCAACTACAAACAAGCTCTTGATCGCTGTAAGAAAGACCCACTGACAGGCTTGCCAATGCTGCCTGCCTCCTCCACAAAATATGCAAGATTCTAGATATGTTTACAACAAACTTGGAGATAATTGGTCTGTGGAGTGATTATGGGCAGTTACAGTGTACATTATGACTCAGGAAAAGTCTGCTACTGCAAAGTTGCTTGTCTATCGATTGCTGCTGAGTTGCCTTTGTTTACCAAACATTGTGTGATGTGGGCAGGTGTTTTTcgatttaatttaaaaatatcaatgCAGTTTATCGTTGATATTATTGTGTTACATGGGATACTGGGACATGGTGCAATGGTATTtaccaaaattgatttgattctgTATTACTCATGGACTATCGTTGACATTGTTCACTTTAAACCCAATCTTGTTTGATACTATATGAAGAAACAAATATCAATAAATTTAAATTATATGGTTAAAGAGCATGTGACTTAAGTGCTGTGTCTCCCTCTAAATACAACACACAAGCAGGTACAGTAGGtagtgttttaacatttactttCAAGAGTGTGATACCAGATTTGATCTTATTCTTATGAACCcaattaaatgataaatg includes:
- the evpla gene encoding envoplakin a; this translates as MFKKKDSNTVKISGKISKTQASSLALLISQMQTDADTVEKDILWSEERLAVDADNEKKDLPFQHQDAISDKLGEAEALLKNLFLDVDKAKKLKHPQAKEIESDVIHLHDRWLKDCAFYREVYDTIDDVSMMPRIDWGPVLNEKQKAVNSEEFGPTMADLEKQIAAHNILHKEIESYSPQLCVSSAGSKENYTAMKKQYNNLLDNSKWRRHYLNTLYEYMHSSRKERDFLGDEQDKIIKQDWSDRIVDPPDVRRQYENFKNNSLLSHESEVNKLQEEGDRLTEMKHPASTTIQAQRDSVRDEWQKFLNLCICQETHLDNVEEYKKYQMDSDELSETLSKLNSNLDPKSISKKSKSEMLLQLEAEEKAVQNCEQKLADLRKRSTTIAPLKLRRTNPNRPITVESLCDWETDKDSLSRGEKLTLKSNSDSERWEVISTDGKTKTFPGVCFQIPPPDPEAIDKVDLLGGELADIKKRRAALAESLKNHKQDFSRPQQSAPVSSDPKAAALAQRLDQLDNDLDSAEENMLSRLRAPLSRSDPAGDLAKRLKEQEQAAAALKALEQQKQAAQADLQPLLSKDSTSSALPLKLSAANNKHDGIAALADLYTKKANASLNLENQIKKVDGLVSGFEKKLSEDGPIPDQPNAIKTHADDLQSQRKAVAGAQNDMKKLSQDLETTEQLCSSLQQGYQEFCPDIQRQRTEVKQLQTRYANVANQLNERENLLQEAATKNQEFQSTSKSLSSFLDNLPTNQIKPNDDLSQVAAKQTSQERVADDLKRKGDDMDRMADLSQDLQNLLNDYETSVDKYNSTLEDAGATILKKPPVLTLADAVQKEEKDLVKRYAEATAENNQRQKQMDLAKNLISQNEEKVQMVAQQQVQSQQKSAFDLNNLLKDLDEEKERTTHAETDLRTFKERLMSLKSRRGVERIEEKEVLQYYRDPTRERDLADLENKLHEEILKRNAIQTEVELYNSKITILEDTRKNTPPKQVIREVTEFERDPQLDIDAKKLRDEIEKRRDEIRVRDGEQIQMKAEVTILQQKKPPIKERVVKKEVLKVEQDPEMVKAVQSFQMEISDENNKIKCLNDEIFQTRSQINALERLIPNIMPKIVMKEVKKIEQDPELITESKKIRTGIEEERIENNSLSRELMDLQYRYREVESRKPKVEVKEIINENYRVDPNTEVEIMRLRRDIQDTSRQCYDLEGEIAQVTSDVNILRSEKPKVEMKEVLQEVVKEERSPENEREIQRLNDQVNQLHSTYNSLQDNVRKLKKERDEWKAEKSKVETNLVTREVIRYEPDPLLEKEADRLRRDVREEAQVRRNIEEMVFDLQNKYILLERQKPEEKVVVQEVLRLQKDPRQLIEHEKLGRSLDDEAKARRQLELELQQLRTMVEDKERTLRESDERQKRIQAESELRDIRMRITQLENAPPPVEESIVVEEVLKVERDPKLDRSTNTLRSEMDQHTRDILRLQREIHAITKRLEILQREKSGEKTVYKEVVRVEKDQAVEAERDRLREQVSQEKFARQDVEDEIQRINDKMNLLMNTKSSSSREETTLTVNRDALLREKDNLTRELRTLEARKHDTSLSFQQQSRLISERTQTNRQKSLKLDSENQRLEREILDEKDKIHLRDSTIRELVTNLQKEEQAETRTKETNVSTKITILDPDTGKDMSPYDAYLQGLIDRAQYINLQELECDWEEITSMGPDGETSVLQDRKSGKQYAIRDALEEGRLTESELQQYKQGKIPISEFALLVAGETKNQLQLNSITAKSAPTVNSAHKQPKEIFPIAGIMDTNTDTCYTIRSATLRKLVDPTTAQRLLEAQASTGGIIDIENKQRYTVHKAAGRGLIESSQLQRLLNAQKAFSGVEDPMTRECLSVGEAAQKGWMPKETATRYMEAQHLTGGLVNPKTGNRVPITDAYGSKMIDSTMLRELQAESTYNKDIVDPITNERINYKQALDRCKKDPLTGLPMLPASSTKYARF